In Arthrobacter sp. SLBN-83, one DNA window encodes the following:
- a CDS encoding YcnI family copper-binding membrane protein, which produces MKTTFRRTLKSLAAATAAAGIIAAGATAASAHVSVDPDDTGANGYSHLTFNVPNESPTAKTSKLEVKLPADTPFTSVSVKPVEGWTAQVITSDLPKPVTVAGATVTKAPSSVVWTADEAHQLGQNQYQSFSLSVGRLPAAGTTVTLKAAQTYTDGSVVNWDQEKTEGQPEPQHPAPSFTTTAEDGTTASAAPGAPAAEPAAQVSPASSDAASVWGIVLGAAGLVLGATALGLVLAGRRVKGAGRESGK; this is translated from the coding sequence ATGAAAACTACATTTCGCCGTACCCTGAAGTCCCTTGCCGCCGCCACCGCAGCCGCAGGAATCATCGCCGCCGGTGCTACCGCCGCATCCGCCCACGTCAGCGTGGACCCGGACGATACCGGCGCCAACGGCTACTCGCACCTGACGTTCAATGTGCCCAACGAATCCCCCACCGCGAAGACCAGCAAGCTCGAGGTCAAGCTGCCCGCGGACACCCCGTTTACCTCCGTTTCGGTGAAGCCGGTGGAGGGCTGGACCGCCCAGGTGATCACCAGCGACCTGCCCAAGCCCGTAACAGTGGCCGGTGCCACGGTGACCAAGGCGCCGAGCTCCGTGGTGTGGACTGCCGATGAGGCGCACCAGTTGGGCCAGAACCAGTACCAGTCGTTCTCCCTGTCCGTGGGAAGGCTCCCGGCAGCGGGGACCACCGTGACGTTGAAGGCGGCGCAAACCTACACGGACGGCTCCGTAGTGAACTGGGACCAGGAAAAGACCGAGGGACAGCCCGAGCCCCAACATCCGGCCCCGTCCTTCACCACCACCGCCGAGGATGGTACGACGGCGTCTGCCGCACCGGGAGCGCCGGCTGCGGAACCAGCGGCACAGGTCTCCCCTGCGTCCAGCGATGCCGCTTCCGTATGGGGAATCGTGCTGGGGGCGGCCGGACTGGTCCTCGGTGCCACTGCCCTGGGGCTTGTCCTCGCCGGGCGGCGCGTGAAAGGAGCTGGCCGTGAAAGCGGAAAGTAA
- a CDS encoding transglycosylase domain-containing protein produces the protein MPKGVPPQSTSKPPERRSPLRVAGITLGWFVGFLAVSAICGALVAGLMMPAAAVTETVVAGGSQALTTNLPNDVFSAPPAQMTRVLAADGSQIATLFNENRTRIPLDQMSPNIKNAIVAIEDYRFYQHGGIDPEGIFRALAVDAAGGHQGASTLTQQYVTNMLNENLIAQGKDAQVVLNGQKGVNQKIQEMKLAIGLEEKYSKDQILAGYLNVVGFNSNAYGIQAASQYFFSVDAKNLTLPQAALLAGLVNGPSLYDPTVHPEASKSRRDLVLDAMLQHGYINQQQHDDAVNTPIQLKVNPPKQGCAYAPQAQYFCDYVIHQIENDPAYGATLDDRDQKIMAGGLTIKTTLDPRLQAPAQAQVDATAGANPDKWGASLVTIEPGTGKVLSMAQNSRKLPGQGAGFVSDYNFNVDGSDAAGNSLGGVGGMQPGSTMKPVTLAAWLGEGKSTNQIVDASKRRYGIYYPWKTTCHPVQGWFDSTVKDSSDLQNDEPNWYRPMTVREGIYQSINTATFASLAGLNDFCDVQRAADAIGLHLGSGKDEKIDLSTLGNILGSQNVAPLTMANAFATFAANGTYCSPISITEVDDAQGKKIGGQTSSCQAGALKPDVAKAVTNVLQDVLTKGSGLLIPQKLGVPDAAKTGTNEWNNQTWVVGYTKGLATASFFGDPFNGGPGRLGRNITVNGKFYPAVDGAFIAGPQWAQYMQGVVGLYDHGNFDAPPQNLISDPAGQRTKSN, from the coding sequence ATGCCCAAGGGAGTTCCTCCCCAATCCACGTCCAAGCCGCCCGAGCGCCGGAGCCCGTTGCGCGTCGCCGGCATCACGCTGGGCTGGTTCGTGGGCTTCCTTGCCGTCAGCGCCATTTGCGGGGCCCTTGTTGCCGGTCTGATGATGCCGGCGGCAGCCGTGACGGAGACGGTGGTGGCGGGCGGATCCCAGGCCCTGACCACCAACCTCCCCAACGACGTCTTTTCCGCGCCCCCGGCACAGATGACGCGTGTGCTTGCCGCGGACGGGTCCCAGATTGCCACCCTCTTCAACGAGAACCGGACCCGGATTCCCCTGGACCAGATGTCGCCCAACATCAAGAACGCGATTGTGGCGATCGAGGACTACCGGTTTTACCAGCACGGCGGCATTGATCCCGAAGGCATCTTCCGGGCACTGGCGGTGGACGCCGCCGGCGGGCACCAGGGCGCATCGACACTGACCCAGCAGTACGTCACCAACATGCTCAACGAAAACCTGATCGCCCAGGGCAAGGACGCCCAGGTGGTGCTCAACGGGCAAAAAGGCGTGAACCAGAAGATCCAGGAAATGAAGCTCGCCATCGGCCTCGAGGAGAAGTACTCCAAGGACCAGATCCTGGCCGGATACCTGAACGTGGTGGGTTTCAACAGCAACGCATACGGCATCCAGGCCGCCAGCCAGTACTTCTTCTCCGTTGACGCCAAGAACCTCACCCTGCCCCAGGCGGCACTGCTCGCCGGCCTGGTCAACGGCCCTTCACTCTACGATCCCACCGTCCACCCCGAGGCCTCCAAGTCCCGGCGCGACCTGGTGCTGGATGCGATGCTGCAGCACGGCTACATCAACCAGCAGCAGCACGACGACGCCGTGAACACGCCCATCCAGCTCAAGGTCAACCCTCCCAAGCAGGGCTGCGCCTACGCTCCCCAGGCTCAATACTTCTGCGACTACGTCATCCACCAGATCGAGAATGACCCGGCGTATGGCGCCACCCTGGATGACCGCGACCAGAAGATCATGGCAGGCGGCCTGACTATCAAGACCACCCTGGATCCCCGGCTGCAGGCACCGGCCCAGGCCCAGGTGGACGCCACCGCCGGTGCGAACCCGGACAAGTGGGGAGCCTCGCTGGTAACCATCGAACCGGGCACCGGAAAAGTCCTGTCCATGGCACAAAATTCACGGAAGCTGCCCGGCCAAGGTGCGGGATTCGTCTCCGACTACAACTTCAATGTAGATGGCAGTGACGCCGCCGGAAACAGCTTGGGCGGTGTGGGTGGCATGCAGCCCGGCTCCACCATGAAGCCGGTGACCCTGGCAGCGTGGCTCGGCGAGGGTAAGTCAACGAACCAGATCGTTGATGCCTCCAAGCGGCGCTACGGCATCTACTACCCCTGGAAGACAACCTGCCATCCGGTGCAGGGCTGGTTCGACAGCACCGTGAAGGACTCTTCGGACCTGCAGAACGATGAGCCCAACTGGTACCGCCCCATGACGGTCCGGGAAGGCATCTATCAATCGATCAACACGGCCACGTTCGCCTCCCTCGCCGGGCTCAACGATTTCTGCGATGTCCAGCGCGCCGCGGACGCCATTGGCCTGCACCTGGGCAGCGGAAAGGACGAGAAGATCGACCTCTCAACCCTGGGGAACATCCTGGGCAGCCAGAACGTGGCACCCCTGACCATGGCGAACGCCTTCGCGACCTTCGCGGCCAACGGCACCTACTGCAGCCCCATTTCCATCACGGAAGTGGACGACGCCCAGGGCAAGAAGATCGGGGGTCAAACATCCTCCTGCCAGGCCGGAGCGCTGAAACCCGATGTTGCCAAGGCTGTGACCAACGTCCTCCAGGACGTCCTCACCAAAGGCTCCGGCCTGCTGATTCCGCAGAAACTCGGGGTCCCGGATGCCGCCAAGACCGGCACCAATGAATGGAACAACCAGACCTGGGTGGTGGGCTACACGAAAGGTCTGGCCACGGCATCCTTCTTCGGCGATCCCTTCAACGGCGGCCCGGGCCGGTTGGGCCGCAACATCACCGTCAACGGCAAGTTCTATCCCGCCGTGGACGGAGCATTCATCGCCGGCCCGCAATGGGCCCAGTACATGCAGGGGGTAGTGGGCCTCTACGACCACGGAAACTTCGATGCGCCGCCGCAGAACCTCATCAGCGACCCCGCAGGACAGCGGACCAAGAGCAACTGA
- a CDS encoding DUF2127 domain-containing protein: protein MEKARSGTTVLDRTFRISLLLKGLDGVLELIGGILLLAVTPAQIGEVARFLTQHELAQDPRDFVANSVLHMTANLSGSASLFGAVYLLLHGVVKIVLVWAVLREKLWAYPWMIAFLLVFIAYQLYRISVSFSWGMVLLTAFDIFIVWITWREYRLRRAQGRAPEDEAARPRSSR from the coding sequence ATGGAAAAAGCGCGATCGGGAACGACAGTGCTCGACAGGACCTTCCGCATCTCCCTGCTCCTCAAGGGGCTGGACGGAGTCCTGGAACTGATCGGCGGGATCCTTCTTTTGGCGGTCACGCCGGCGCAGATCGGTGAGGTGGCCCGGTTCCTTACCCAGCATGAACTCGCCCAGGATCCCCGGGACTTCGTGGCCAACAGCGTGCTGCACATGACCGCCAACCTTTCAGGGTCGGCGTCGTTGTTTGGCGCTGTCTACCTTCTTCTGCACGGCGTGGTGAAGATCGTCTTGGTGTGGGCCGTCCTGAGGGAAAAGCTGTGGGCCTACCCGTGGATGATCGCCTTCCTGCTGGTTTTCATCGCCTACCAGCTCTACCGAATCTCGGTGTCCTTCTCCTGGGGCATGGTGCTCCTCACGGCGTTCGACATCTTCATCGTGTGGATCACCTGGCGTGAGTACCGGCTCCGGCGGGCGCAGGGCCGGGCGCCTGAGGACGAAGCGGCACGGCCGCGGTCCTCGCGCTGA
- a CDS encoding twin-arginine translocase TatA/TatE family subunit translates to MFGIDAEKLFVLLIIGALVLGPDKLPEYAAKFGRLVRELRRMASGAQEQLREELGPEFDDIDWKRLDPRQYDPRRIIREALLDGPAQPPQTPSTKTRGETAAPFDSEAT, encoded by the coding sequence ATGTTCGGTATCGACGCCGAAAAGCTCTTCGTCCTCCTCATCATCGGCGCCCTGGTGCTGGGCCCGGACAAGTTGCCCGAGTACGCCGCCAAGTTTGGCCGCCTCGTCCGCGAACTGCGCCGGATGGCTTCCGGAGCCCAGGAACAGCTCCGGGAGGAACTCGGCCCTGAGTTCGATGACATTGACTGGAAACGGCTCGACCCGCGCCAGTACGATCCCCGACGGATCATCCGCGAGGCGCTCCTGGATGGACCTGCCCAGCCTCCCCAGACTCCGTCTACTAAGACGCGCGGGGAAACGGCAGCCCCCTTTGATTCCGAAGCAACATAA
- a CDS encoding sodium:calcium antiporter, with protein MESLPLAVLLLIFAGAAAVIWVAGIHLSKQTDVLDDRLHLGSALGGLILLAIATNLPEIAITVSAAASNNIGVAVGNILGGIAIQTVVLVILDVFGTRGTDPLSYKAASLTLVIEAVTVIAVLGVVIAGSQMPNSLVGLRLTPAAVLIAVIWILGLILVQRSQKGLPWHQQGDAPGGQDEPRGHSKKKAHDKNRHISTGKSALIFTVAALATLGAGVVLERSGDAIAGHIGLSGVLFGATFLALATSLPEISTGLASVKQGDYKLAFSDIFGGNAFLPVLFLVAVLITGKPVLPQAQATDIYLTALAILLTLAYVLGLLFRPKKKRLGMGTDSLVVLVLYLVGVAGLFAVATMS; from the coding sequence ATGGAATCGCTGCCCCTGGCAGTTCTGTTACTGATTTTTGCCGGCGCCGCAGCGGTGATCTGGGTGGCGGGAATCCACCTCTCCAAACAGACGGATGTTCTTGATGACCGGCTGCATCTCGGGTCGGCATTGGGCGGCCTCATCCTGCTTGCCATCGCCACGAACTTGCCCGAAATCGCCATCACCGTCAGCGCAGCCGCTTCCAACAACATCGGAGTGGCCGTTGGAAACATCCTGGGCGGCATCGCAATCCAGACCGTCGTGCTGGTCATCCTCGACGTGTTCGGAACACGAGGCACCGATCCCCTCAGCTATAAGGCAGCGTCCCTGACGCTGGTCATCGAGGCAGTCACCGTTATCGCAGTCCTGGGCGTGGTGATCGCCGGAAGCCAGATGCCGAACTCGCTGGTGGGCCTGCGCCTGACGCCGGCCGCTGTGCTGATCGCCGTGATCTGGATCCTTGGATTGATCCTGGTCCAACGATCCCAGAAGGGCCTTCCCTGGCACCAGCAAGGAGACGCGCCCGGCGGGCAGGACGAGCCCCGGGGCCATTCGAAGAAGAAGGCCCACGACAAGAACCGGCACATCAGCACGGGCAAGTCTGCCCTGATCTTCACCGTCGCGGCATTGGCCACCCTGGGCGCAGGCGTGGTGCTGGAGCGCAGCGGGGATGCGATCGCCGGGCACATCGGACTTTCGGGCGTCCTCTTCGGAGCCACCTTCCTGGCCCTGGCCACTTCCCTGCCCGAAATTTCCACCGGGCTGGCATCGGTGAAGCAGGGCGACTACAAGCTGGCCTTCAGCGACATCTTTGGCGGCAATGCGTTCCTGCCCGTCCTCTTCCTTGTTGCAGTCCTGATCACCGGGAAACCGGTGCTGCCCCAGGCCCAGGCCACCGACATTTACCTCACCGCCCTGGCGATCCTGCTGACCCTGGCCTACGTACTGGGGCTCCTCTTCCGGCCTAAAAAGAAGCGCCTGGGCATGGGAACCGACTCGTTGGTCGTCTTGGTCCTCTACCTGGTTGGAGTGGCCGGCCTCTTCGCCGTGGCCACCATGTCCTGA
- a CDS encoding peptidoglycan-binding protein: MDNEMRPLTDEELMSEQATALPDKEVASVLDLNADLDLGINAAAPIDLAVAANANVAAPIDAAASANILSFGSDAQALSSQDAAIDQGITADANADSTQDSLIGQGDGTTDTGTTDGTAGAVTDPTSTGGLTDAAGALNGNLLNVDVNLDADAAIAAPINGAVAANANVAAPIDAAVAANIGSIDSQAYAISDQSATISQHIDGEANATAGQQSDLQQ; the protein is encoded by the coding sequence ATGGACAACGAGATGCGTCCCCTCACCGATGAAGAACTGATGTCGGAGCAGGCCACCGCCCTGCCGGACAAGGAAGTGGCGTCCGTCCTGGACCTGAACGCGGACCTGGATCTGGGCATCAACGCAGCGGCGCCCATCGATTTGGCCGTCGCCGCAAACGCCAACGTCGCCGCACCGATCGATGCTGCCGCCTCGGCCAACATTCTCTCCTTCGGCTCGGACGCGCAGGCACTGTCCAGCCAGGACGCCGCCATTGACCAGGGCATCACCGCCGACGCCAATGCCGACTCCACCCAGGACAGCCTGATCGGTCAGGGTGACGGCACCACCGACACGGGCACCACCGATGGAACGGCCGGTGCGGTGACAGATCCCACCAGCACCGGTGGGCTCACTGACGCAGCCGGTGCGCTGAACGGCAATCTGCTGAACGTTGACGTGAACCTGGACGCCGATGCCGCCATCGCCGCACCCATCAACGGTGCCGTGGCCGCAAACGCCAACGTGGCTGCACCCATCGACGCCGCAGTGGCCGCCAACATTGGCTCCATCGACAGCCAGGCGTACGCCATCTCGGACCAGAGCGCCACCATCTCGCAGCACATCGACGGCGAGGCGAACGCCACCGCCGGCCAGCAGTCCGACCTGCAGCAGTAA
- a CDS encoding transglycosylase domain-containing protein gives MSPNIKNAIVAIEDYRFYRRGGIDPEGIFRALAVDAPGGHQDASTLTEPYVTMSGTTRRGWWAARKAWPLHSSSAIPYLSRGGACGSKPDVRG, from the coding sequence ATGTCGCCCAACATCAAGAACGCGATTGTGGCGATCGAGGACTACCGGTTTTACCGGCGCGGCGGCATTGATCCGGAAGGCATTTTCCGAGCACTGGCGGTGGACGCCCCCGGCGGGCACCAGGACGCATCGACGCTGACCGAGCCGTACGTCACAATGAGTGGAACAACCAGACGTGGGTGGTGGGCTGCACGAAAGGCCTGGCCACTGCATAGTTCTTCGGCGATCCCTTACCTGAGTCGAGGGGGAGCCTGCGGGTCGAAACCTGATGTGCGTGGCTGA